The proteins below come from a single Oncorhynchus gorbuscha isolate QuinsamMale2020 ecotype Even-year linkage group LG12, OgorEven_v1.0, whole genome shotgun sequence genomic window:
- the LOC123990231 gene encoding polyhomeotic-like protein 2 translates to MERGKQYERLRLMTGIEEEGEERMKIEREEQRERMDVEEEEPGQKDAMKGEKEVGTTTDEDSPIDPHTNADPATQNHIHFDVPSHTPHNPTTQNNHPLPSGYSIDLQRPLDCPIERPPDLPHKDQEDFCENMSTQSDNHSVLSSLSSQSPPASPCLTPPSDFPPPLLPVSPSHSETLSLSQSRSETLSLSEREPWTQRVWPEGGRRVLTHLVEGFVIQEGLQAFPVNRSSLLLGGQEGVSQNGNTEGAELLPLTDTPEPPEHSSESERVGVATDDPLTGTRERQRGVLQCESCGKRGHAHSFHRSKRYCSTSCARRLNVGMSKRLRALSAGSQPEGRRSEINKEESVPGKPLLLRLPREIWSAHRRDYEGEEGHAVPITTRLERRAARRARRASEPAMTPSNPTVTSTEPTPAQWSVEQVWDFIHTLPGCVDVAEAFRVQEIDGQALLLLTEDHLMTSMNIKLGPALKICAHINTLRHT, encoded by the exons atggagagaggtaaaCAATATGAGAGACTGAGACTGATGacaggaatagaggaggagggggaggaaaggatgAAGATAGagcgagaggagcagagagaaaggatggatgtagaggaggaggagccggGACAGAAAGATGCgatgaaaggagagaaggaggtggggACTACCACTGACGAGGACAGTCCGATAGACCCTCACACCAATGCAGACCCGGCTACTCAGAATCACATACACTTTGATgtcccctcacacacacctcataaCCCCACCACTCAGAACAACCACCCCCTCCCCTCAGGTTACTCCATAGACCTCCAGAGACCATTGGACTGTCCCATAGAGCGACCCCCAGACCTACCCCACAAGGACCAAGAGGACTTCTGTGAGAACATGTCCACTCAGTCTGACAACCACTCAG TCTTGTccagtctctcctctcagtctccccctgcctcacccTGCCTCACCCCTCCATCtgacttccctcctcctctcctgcctgttAGCCCCTCACACTCAGAGACCCTCAGCCTATCACAGAGCCGCTCTGAGACCCTTAGCCTATCAGAGCGCGAGCCTTGGACACAGAGGGTGTGGCCAGAGGGCGGAAGGCGTGTCTTAACTCACCTGGTGGAGGGCTTCGTCATACAGGAGGGCCTGCAGGCGTTcccg GTGAACCGCTCATCTCTGTTGTTGGGAGGGCAGGAGGGTGTCTCCCAGAATGGGAACACAGAGGGAGCGGAGTTATTACCATTGACAGACACACCAGAGCCACCGGAACATTCCAGCGAATCAGAACGAGTGGGTGTGGCCACAGATGACCCGCTGACAG gtaccagagagagacagaggggggtgtTACAGTGTGAGTCTTGTGGGAAGAGAGGCCATGCCCACTCCTTCCACCGCTCCAAAAGATACTGCTCCACTTCCTGTGCCCGCAG gcttaATGTAGGGATGTCTAAACGTCTGCGTGCTCTGAGtgcaggcagccagccagagGGGCGTCGCTCTGAGATAAACAAGGAGGAGTCTGTTCCTGGGAAGCCCCTCTTACTGCGACTG CCCCGCGAAATATGGAGCGCCCATCGCCGTGACTACGAAGGGGAAGAAGGGCATGCTGTTCCCATAACAACCAGGCTGGAGCGCAGAGCTGCACGGAGGGCAAGGAGGGCATCAGAGCCAGCGATGACCCCTAGTAACCCCACCGTGACCTCTACTGAACCCACACCTGCACAGTGGAGTGTAGAGCAAGTCTGGGACTttatacacacactgccag GTTGTGTGGATGTTGCAGAGGCGTTCCGTGTTCAGGAGATAGACGGCCAGGCCCTGCTGCTGCTCACTGAGGACCACCTGATGACCAGCATGAACATCAAACTGGGACCAGCGCTCAAGATCTGTGCCCACAtcaacacactcagacacacatag